One Lysinibacillus fusiformis genomic window carries:
- a CDS encoding ABC transporter ATP-binding protein, translating to MDTILQFKNLYYYYQTNNKKSTLLENVNFTFETGCFYSILGPSGSGKTTALSLASGLDNPKEGHVLYKGKDIRKIGLDKYRNKYVSIIFQSYNLITYMTALQNVVTAMEITGVNIKDKKRRALELLEMVGLSEIEAKRKVLQLSGGQQQRVAIARALSCDVDLLIADEPTGNLDEKTSDEIIKLFKELAHKENKCIIVVTHSQEVAKQSDKVVYLEQRNLVCKNLKKK from the coding sequence ATGGACACTATATTACAATTTAAAAATCTATATTACTATTATCAAACTAATAATAAGAAGAGTACTTTATTAGAGAATGTAAACTTTACCTTTGAAACAGGGTGTTTCTATAGCATTTTAGGACCATCAGGTTCAGGAAAAACAACAGCACTTAGTTTAGCGAGTGGGTTAGATAACCCTAAAGAAGGACATGTGCTCTACAAAGGAAAAGATATACGGAAAATTGGTTTGGATAAATATAGAAATAAATATGTTTCGATAATCTTTCAATCCTATAATCTCATTACGTATATGACGGCTCTTCAAAATGTCGTCACAGCAATGGAAATTACAGGGGTTAACATAAAAGATAAAAAGAGAAGAGCGCTTGAGTTATTAGAAATGGTTGGCTTGTCGGAAATCGAAGCAAAAAGAAAGGTTTTACAGCTTAGTGGCGGTCAACAACAGCGTGTAGCCATTGCCCGTGCATTATCTTGTGATGTAGATTTATTAATTGCGGATGAACCAACTGGTAATCTAGATGAGAAAACTTCGGATGAAATTATCAAATTATTTAAAGAACTGGCTCATAAAGAAAACAAATGTATCATCGTTGTTACGCATTCCCAGGAAGTAGCTAAACAATCTGATAAAGTAGTGTACCTTGAACAACGAAATTTGGTTTGTAAAAATTTGAAGAAAAAATAG
- a CDS encoding ABC transporter permease: protein MNFIKRAFLSVKARMGKSLILFTVFLVVSNLVLAGFAIQNVSQKANDHARQTLGVDVSLRMDEEKLMENVAKQREENPNGKIKHPELFADEADQLAKSPYVTDYNYLKSDMLVADDFTPINGDEGDEGVSGAVGGSNSGNMKMPNTFIQGVRSSDLLQDFTDGTNEIIDGRPITSEDTNKKVALIEKQLAEQNELQVGDKLKIQSMDDTSKVELEIIGIYKNSGITDFEANLPAMMHPSNKIYTIYDSTKEMSEESDEKGVSINEAIYYLNDPENIQDFKTDAKKTNIDYDLFKLDAHDALYQKMVGPIENIAATSKMIVYLVSIAGSIILGLIIMLTIKERRKELGILLAIGEKKRKLIGQLLVEVLCIAVLAFGISIITGGTVSQKMGDSLLQQEVIAAEDQQQESNNLGFSFGMMNKQEKDVEPIDDIDVSITSQDVLNLGGLGLLISILSTLLPALSILRLNPKEILLKDE from the coding sequence ATGAATTTTATCAAACGTGCATTTTTAAGTGTTAAAGCAAGAATGGGGAAATCGTTAATATTATTTACTGTATTTTTAGTAGTTTCTAATTTAGTATTAGCGGGCTTTGCAATACAAAATGTCTCACAAAAGGCGAATGATCATGCTAGACAAACATTAGGTGTAGACGTGAGCCTTAGAATGGACGAAGAGAAGCTTATGGAAAATGTGGCGAAACAGCGAGAAGAGAATCCAAATGGAAAAATAAAACACCCTGAACTTTTTGCAGATGAAGCAGACCAGTTAGCTAAATCACCATATGTAACAGACTACAACTATCTGAAGAGTGACATGCTTGTAGCGGATGATTTCACGCCTATTAATGGTGACGAAGGTGACGAAGGGGTAAGTGGAGCAGTAGGTGGTAGTAATTCTGGAAATATGAAAATGCCTAATACATTTATCCAAGGTGTGAGAAGTTCTGATTTATTGCAAGATTTTACAGATGGAACGAATGAAATTATTGACGGTCGTCCGATTACATCAGAGGATACGAATAAGAAAGTAGCTCTGATTGAAAAACAGTTAGCCGAACAAAACGAGCTTCAAGTGGGTGATAAGTTAAAGATCCAATCAATGGATGATACATCGAAGGTAGAGTTAGAAATAATAGGGATATACAAAAATTCCGGGATAACTGACTTCGAGGCAAATTTACCAGCTATGATGCATCCGTCTAACAAAATATACACGATTTATGATTCGACGAAAGAAATGTCTGAAGAAAGTGATGAAAAGGGTGTATCCATTAACGAAGCAATTTACTACTTAAATGATCCAGAGAATATTCAGGATTTTAAAACAGACGCAAAGAAAACAAATATTGATTACGATTTATTTAAGTTAGATGCGCATGATGCATTATATCAAAAAATGGTAGGCCCTATCGAGAATATTGCCGCTACTTCCAAAATGATTGTCTATTTAGTATCCATTGCAGGGTCCATTATATTAGGTCTTATTATTATGTTGACTATAAAAGAGCGACGTAAGGAATTAGGTATTCTGTTGGCAATCGGTGAAAAAAAGAGGAAATTAATAGGGCAGCTGTTAGTAGAAGTACTATGTATAGCGGTACTAGCATTTGGCATTTCTATCATTACAGGTGGAACAGTGTCTCAAAAAATGGGAGACAGTTTATTACAGCAAGAAGTTATTGCTGCCGAAGATCAACAACAAGAATCAAATAATCTAGGATTCTCATTTGGCATGATGAATAAACAAGAAAAAGATGTAGAACCTATCGATGATATTGATGTAAGTATAACGTCACAAGATGTGTTGAATTTAGGTGGATTAGGACTATTAATTTCCATTTTATCAACACTTCTACCAGCATTATCAATTCTTCGCTTAAATCCAAAAGAAATACTATTAAAAGATGAGTAG